In Streptomyces canus, one DNA window encodes the following:
- a CDS encoding (2Fe-2S)-binding protein, with amino-acid sequence MNPLELVGAEPGPPFTVTLDGREMEALPGQTVAAALWTAGITSWRTTRGEGRPRGIFCGIGVCFDCLVTVNDRPNQRACLMPLRPGDAIRTQEGTGHDD; translated from the coding sequence GTGAACCCGCTGGAGCTGGTGGGCGCCGAGCCCGGTCCCCCCTTCACCGTCACCCTCGACGGGCGGGAGATGGAGGCCCTGCCCGGCCAGACCGTCGCCGCCGCGCTGTGGACTGCGGGCATCACCTCCTGGCGCACCACCCGCGGCGAGGGCCGCCCGCGCGGGATCTTCTGCGGCATCGGCGTCTGCTTCGACTGCCTGGTGACCGTCAACGACCGCCCGAACCAACGGGCTTGTCTGATGCCCTTGCGGCCGGGCGACGCGATCCGCACGCAGGAGGGAACGGGCCACGATGACTGA
- a CDS encoding GntR family transcriptional regulator → MAAQRSSTPALPVLGGKKSSYRERVADALRAALIAGELLPGQVYSAPALAARFGVSATPVREAMLDLAKEGLVDTVPNKGFRVTAVSEKQLDEYTHIRSLIEIPTVVELASTADPVSLEALRPAAREIVQAAVSGDLIAYVEADTRFHLGLLALAGNAHLVEVVGDLRKRSRLYGLTPLVKSGRLLASAEEHLELLDALIARDERAVHAVMTRHIGHVRGLWAAK, encoded by the coding sequence ATGGCCGCCCAGCGATCCAGCACCCCCGCTCTGCCCGTTCTCGGCGGCAAGAAGAGCAGCTACCGGGAGCGGGTCGCCGACGCCCTGCGGGCCGCGCTGATCGCGGGCGAACTGCTGCCGGGTCAGGTGTACTCGGCGCCCGCGCTCGCCGCCCGCTTCGGTGTGTCGGCCACCCCCGTGCGTGAGGCCATGCTCGACCTCGCCAAGGAGGGCCTGGTCGACACCGTGCCCAACAAGGGTTTCCGGGTCACCGCGGTCTCCGAGAAGCAGCTCGACGAGTACACCCACATCCGCTCGCTCATCGAGATCCCCACCGTCGTGGAGCTGGCCTCGACCGCCGACCCGGTCTCCCTGGAGGCGCTGCGTCCCGCCGCCCGGGAGATCGTCCAGGCGGCGGTGTCCGGTGACCTCATCGCGTACGTCGAGGCCGACACCCGCTTCCACCTCGGCCTGCTCGCCCTCGCGGGCAACGCCCATCTGGTCGAGGTGGTCGGCGACCTGCGCAAGCGGTCACGGCTCTACGGCCTCACCCCGCTGGTGAAGTCCGGCCGCCTGCTGGCCTCCGCCGAGGAGCACCTGGAACTCCTCGACGCGCTGATCGCCCGCGACGAGAGGGCGGTCCATGCGGTGATGACCCGGCACATCGGGCACGTCCGGGGGCTGTGGGCGGCGAAGTAG
- a CDS encoding dihydrodipicolinate synthase family protein, which translates to MTASLRPWRGVLVATALPLNDDLSVNYEKYAEHCAWLVENGCDGVVPNGSLGEYQVLTPEERAKVVETAVAAIGGERVMPGVAAYGSAESRRWAEQARDAGCASVMLLPPNAYRADERSVLAHYAEVAKAGLPIVAYNNPIDTKVDLVPELLAELHAEGYIRAVKEFSGDVRRAYQLAELAPELDLLIGADDVLLELALAGAKGWVAGYPNALPRASVELYRAAVAGDLGTARKLYEQLHPLLRWDSKVEFVQAIKLSMDIAGRHGGPVRPPRVPLLPGQEAVVRAATEKAVAAGLV; encoded by the coding sequence ATGACCGCCAGCCTTCGTCCGTGGCGCGGAGTGCTCGTCGCCACCGCCCTCCCGTTGAACGACGACCTGTCGGTGAACTACGAGAAGTACGCCGAACACTGCGCCTGGCTGGTCGAGAACGGCTGCGACGGCGTCGTACCGAACGGCTCGCTCGGCGAGTACCAGGTGCTCACCCCCGAGGAGCGGGCCAAGGTCGTCGAGACGGCCGTGGCCGCCATCGGCGGTGAGCGGGTGATGCCGGGCGTCGCCGCGTACGGCTCGGCGGAGTCCCGCCGCTGGGCCGAGCAGGCGCGTGACGCGGGCTGTGCGTCCGTGATGCTGCTGCCGCCCAACGCCTACCGCGCCGACGAACGGTCGGTCCTCGCGCACTACGCCGAGGTCGCGAAGGCGGGTCTGCCGATCGTGGCGTACAACAACCCCATCGACACCAAGGTCGACCTGGTGCCGGAGCTGTTGGCCGAACTGCACGCCGAGGGATACATCCGCGCGGTCAAGGAGTTCTCCGGTGATGTCCGCCGCGCCTACCAGCTGGCCGAACTCGCCCCGGAGCTGGACCTGTTGATCGGCGCCGACGACGTCCTGCTGGAACTCGCCCTCGCCGGGGCCAAGGGGTGGGTGGCCGGCTACCCGAACGCGCTGCCCAGGGCCTCCGTCGAGTTGTACCGGGCAGCCGTGGCCGGCGACCTCGGCACCGCGAGGAAGCTGTACGAGCAGCTGCACCCGCTGCTGCGCTGGGACTCCAAGGTCGAGTTCGTACAGGCGATCAAGTTGTCGATGGACATCGCCGGCCGGCACGGCGGGCCCGTGCGTCCGCCGCGCGTCCCCCTGCTGCCCGGGCAGGAGGCCGTCGTGCGGGCCGCCACGGAGAAGGCCGTCGCCGCGGGACTCGTCTAA
- a CDS encoding NAD(P)/FAD-dependent oxidoreductase: MSKRLTCDVVVVGAGMVGAACALYAARAGLDVIVVDRGPVAGGTTGAGEGNLLVSDKEPGPELELALLSGRLWTELAEEVGDAIEYELKGGVVVASTSDGLEALERFATGQRAAGVEAVRVDAGRLRELEPHLAPGLTGAVLYPQDAQVMPTLAAAHLVRSSGARLFTGAAVTEVLRGADGAVRGVRTGRGEIHTPHVVNAAGTWGGELAALAGVSLPVLPRRGFVLVTEPLPRLVRHKVYAADYVADVASDSAALQTSPVVEGTAAGPVLIGATRERVGFDRSLSLPALRALAEGATRLFPFLERVRAMRTYLGFRPYMPDHLPAIGPDPRVSGLFHACGHEGAGIGLSTGTGQLIAQVLAGRAPDLDLAPFRPDRFPASASASASEEAS; the protein is encoded by the coding sequence GTGAGCAAGCGACTGACCTGCGATGTCGTGGTCGTCGGAGCCGGGATGGTGGGTGCGGCCTGTGCCCTGTACGCCGCCCGCGCGGGCCTCGACGTGATCGTCGTCGACCGCGGTCCGGTGGCCGGCGGTACGACCGGCGCCGGTGAGGGCAATCTCCTGGTCTCCGACAAGGAGCCGGGACCCGAGCTCGAACTCGCCCTCCTGTCCGGCCGGTTGTGGACCGAGTTGGCGGAGGAGGTCGGCGACGCCATCGAGTACGAACTCAAGGGCGGCGTGGTCGTGGCCTCCACGTCCGACGGCCTCGAAGCCCTGGAGAGGTTCGCGACCGGGCAACGGGCCGCAGGCGTCGAGGCGGTGCGGGTGGACGCAGGCCGACTCAGGGAGCTGGAGCCCCACTTGGCGCCCGGACTCACCGGCGCTGTGCTGTATCCCCAGGACGCGCAGGTCATGCCGACGCTGGCCGCCGCTCATCTCGTACGGTCCTCGGGTGCCCGGCTGTTCACCGGCGCGGCGGTGACCGAGGTGCTGCGCGGCGCCGACGGTGCCGTGCGCGGGGTGCGGACCGGCCGGGGCGAGATCCACACCCCGCATGTCGTCAACGCCGCCGGGACGTGGGGCGGTGAGCTGGCCGCGCTGGCGGGAGTGAGCCTCCCCGTGCTCCCCCGACGCGGCTTCGTCCTGGTCACCGAGCCGCTGCCCCGCCTGGTCCGTCACAAGGTGTACGCCGCCGACTACGTGGCCGACGTGGCCAGCGACTCGGCGGCCCTGCAGACCTCACCTGTCGTGGAGGGGACGGCGGCCGGGCCCGTCCTGATCGGTGCGACCCGTGAACGGGTGGGCTTCGACAGGTCGTTGTCGCTGCCCGCGCTGCGCGCGCTGGCGGAGGGCGCGACCCGGCTGTTCCCGTTCCTGGAGCGGGTGCGCGCGATGCGGACGTACCTCGGCTTCCGGCCGTACATGCCCGATCACCTGCCCGCGATCGGCCCCGATCCGCGGGTGTCCGGGCTGTTCCACGCCTGCGGGCACGAGGGCGCCGGCATCGGACTGTCCACCGGGACGGGGCAGTTGATCGCCCAGGTGCTGGCCGGGCGCGCCCCCGATCTCGATCTCGCACCTTTCCGTCCCGACCGTTTCCCCGCCTCCGCCTCCGCCTCCGCCTCCGAGGAGGCCTCGTGA
- a CDS encoding DNA-3-methyladenine glycosylase 2 family protein gives MDEDTRYEAVRSRDARFDGEFFFAVETTGIYCRPSCPAVTPKRRNVRFYQTAAAAQGSGFRACRRCRPDAVPGSADWNVRADVVGRAMRLIGDGVVDREGVAGLAGRLGYSARQVQRQLTAELGAGPVALARAQRAHTARVLLQTTGLPVTEIAFASGFASVRQFNDTVREIYASTPSDLRAAARTARRAATPTAGIPLRLAHRGPYRAGAVFDLLESEAVPGVEEVGGAPGLRTYRRTLRLPHGTGIVAVQERTGTTGTTSGANPGGWLDAHLHLTDPRDLTTAVGRLRRLFDLDADPYAVDERLGADTRLAALVAARPGLRSPGAADPEEFAVRALVGRSASERLVQRYGKTLDAPCGSLTHLFPEPAALSEAAGPLGTLATALADGAVRLDPGADRDEVQHALLALPGLDARTVAVIRTRALGDPDVAPPGLDAPDSWRPWRSYAWQHLRTAGELE, from the coding sequence ATGGACGAAGACACCAGGTACGAAGCCGTCCGCAGCCGGGACGCCCGGTTCGACGGGGAGTTCTTCTTCGCTGTCGAGACGACCGGGATCTACTGTCGGCCCAGCTGTCCCGCGGTGACCCCGAAGCGTCGCAACGTCCGCTTCTACCAGACGGCAGCCGCCGCGCAGGGCTCCGGATTCCGGGCCTGCCGGCGGTGCCGCCCGGACGCGGTCCCCGGTTCCGCGGACTGGAACGTACGGGCGGACGTGGTGGGCCGGGCGATGCGCCTGATCGGCGACGGTGTCGTCGACCGGGAGGGCGTCGCCGGGCTCGCCGGCCGCCTCGGCTACAGCGCCCGCCAGGTCCAGCGCCAGCTCACCGCCGAGCTCGGCGCCGGCCCCGTCGCCCTGGCCCGCGCCCAGCGCGCCCACACCGCGCGTGTCCTGCTCCAGACCACCGGCCTGCCGGTCACGGAGATCGCGTTCGCCTCGGGCTTCGCCAGCGTGCGGCAGTTCAACGACACGGTCCGGGAGATCTACGCCTCCACCCCCAGCGACCTGCGGGCCGCCGCCCGGACCGCACGCCGTGCGGCCACCCCCACGGCGGGCATTCCGCTCCGACTGGCCCACCGCGGCCCCTACCGGGCCGGCGCCGTCTTCGACCTGCTGGAGAGCGAGGCCGTACCCGGCGTCGAAGAGGTGGGCGGGGCACCCGGGCTGCGCACCTACCGCCGTACCCTCCGCCTCCCGCACGGCACCGGCATCGTCGCCGTCCAGGAACGCACCGGCACGACCGGAACCACCTCCGGCGCGAACCCCGGCGGCTGGCTCGACGCCCATCTGCACCTCACCGACCCTCGCGACCTGACCACCGCCGTCGGACGGCTGCGGCGGCTCTTCGACCTCGACGCCGATCCCTACGCCGTCGACGAGCGGCTCGGCGCGGACACCCGGCTCGCTGCCCTGGTCGCCGCCCGCCCAGGACTCCGGTCGCCCGGCGCCGCCGACCCCGAGGAGTTCGCCGTACGGGCGCTGGTGGGCCGTAGCGCATCCGAGCGGCTCGTCCAGCGCTACGGCAAGACCCTGGACGCACCCTGCGGCAGCCTCACCCACCTGTTTCCCGAGCCCGCGGCCCTGTCGGAGGCGGCCGGCCCTCTGGGCACGCTGGCCACCGCCCTGGCCGACGGGGCCGTACGACTCGATCCGGGCGCCGACCGAGACGAGGTGCAGCACGCACTCCTCGCCCTGCCCGGCCTGGACGCCCGAACGGTCGCCGTCATCCGCACCCGCGCCCTCGGTGACCCCGATGTCGCGCCACCGGGCCTCGACGCCCCCGACAGCTGGCGCCCCTGGCGCTCCTACGCCTGGCAACACCTGCGCACAGCAGGAGAGTTGGAGTAA
- a CDS encoding methylated-DNA--[protein]-cysteine S-methyltransferase translates to MAIRWTRLDSPVGTLLLTADETGALTSLSVPEQKKGRTVQEGWIHDPVPFRDAEEQLAAYFAGELKEFQLELRPEGTEFRTRVWDALDDVPYGATTTYGEIAARVGASRVAVRAVGGAIGANPLLILRPCHRVIGANGLLTGYAGGLERKTALLALEGAL, encoded by the coding sequence ATGGCCATCCGCTGGACCCGTCTCGACAGCCCCGTCGGCACCCTGCTCCTCACCGCCGACGAGACCGGCGCGCTCACCTCGCTGTCCGTTCCGGAGCAGAAGAAGGGCCGTACCGTCCAGGAGGGCTGGATCCACGACCCCGTCCCCTTCCGGGACGCCGAGGAGCAGCTCGCCGCCTACTTCGCCGGTGAACTCAAGGAGTTCCAACTGGAGTTGCGTCCTGAAGGCACCGAGTTCCGGACCCGCGTCTGGGACGCCCTCGACGACGTTCCGTACGGGGCGACCACGACGTACGGCGAGATCGCCGCGCGCGTCGGTGCCTCCCGCGTCGCCGTCCGGGCCGTGGGCGGAGCGATCGGCGCGAACCCCCTGCTGATCCTCCGCCCGTGCCATCGGGTGATCGGCGCGAACGGCCTGCTCACCGGGTACGCGGGCGGCCTGGAGCGCAAGACGGCCCTGCTCGCCCTCGAAGGTGCCCTCTAG
- the rsgA gene encoding ribosome small subunit-dependent GTPase A codes for MTSSSTSHAFSALAPYGWDEAWADEFAPYEPEGLLPGRVVRVDRGQCDLVTAEGMMRADTAFVTPPDPMRVLCTGDWAVVEPGGSPRYVRTYLPRRTAFVRSTSSKRSEGQILAANVDHAIVAVSLAVELDLGRIERFLALAWESGAQPVVVLTKADLVPDAVTLSHLVQDVETTAPGVPVLTVSALHGEGLDVLVAVVSGGTTVLLGQSGAGKSTLANVLIGEDVMTVQAARDADGKGRHTTTTRNLLALPGGGVLIDTPGLRGVGLWDAETGVGQVFSEIEALAAQCRFHDCAHESEPGCAVLAAIDSGELPERRLESYRKLIRENQRIVAKTDARLRAEIRKDWKKRGAEGKAAMDAKRGRWA; via the coding sequence TTGACTTCCAGCTCCACTTCTCATGCTTTCTCCGCTCTCGCTCCCTACGGCTGGGACGAGGCATGGGCGGACGAGTTCGCCCCCTACGAGCCCGAGGGGCTCCTGCCCGGACGGGTGGTCCGGGTCGACCGCGGGCAGTGCGACCTCGTCACCGCCGAAGGGATGATGCGGGCCGACACGGCCTTCGTCACGCCGCCCGATCCGATGCGGGTCCTGTGCACCGGTGACTGGGCCGTCGTCGAGCCCGGGGGCAGCCCTCGCTATGTACGGACGTATCTGCCACGCCGTACCGCATTCGTACGCTCCACCTCCTCCAAGCGGTCCGAGGGGCAGATCCTCGCGGCCAACGTCGACCACGCGATCGTCGCCGTGTCGCTGGCCGTCGAGCTCGACCTCGGCCGCATCGAACGGTTCCTGGCCCTGGCCTGGGAGTCCGGCGCACAGCCGGTGGTCGTGCTCACCAAGGCCGACCTCGTGCCGGACGCGGTGACGCTCTCGCATCTCGTGCAGGACGTGGAGACGACCGCGCCGGGCGTCCCGGTGCTGACCGTCAGCGCGCTGCACGGGGAGGGGCTCGACGTACTCGTCGCGGTCGTCTCCGGCGGTACGACCGTGCTGCTCGGCCAGTCCGGCGCGGGGAAGTCGACACTGGCGAACGTGCTCATCGGCGAGGACGTGATGACTGTGCAGGCCGCACGGGACGCGGACGGGAAGGGGCGCCACACGACCACGACCCGCAACCTCCTCGCCCTGCCGGGCGGGGGCGTACTGATCGACACGCCCGGCCTCAGGGGCGTGGGACTGTGGGACGCCGAGACCGGTGTCGGACAGGTCTTCTCCGAGATCGAGGCACTGGCCGCACAGTGCCGCTTCCACGACTGCGCGCACGAGAGCGAGCCGGGGTGCGCGGTACTGGCCGCGATCGACTCCGGTGAGCTGCCCGAGCGGCGGCTGGAGAGCTACCGGAAGCTGATCCGGGAGAACCAGCGGATCGTGGCGAAGACGGACGCGCGGCTGCGTGCCGAGATCCGGAAGGACTGGAAGAAGAGGGGAGCGGAGGGGAAGGCGGCGATGGACGCGAAGCGGGGGCGCTGGGCGTAA
- a CDS encoding NAD(P)/FAD-dependent oxidoreductase, whose protein sequence is MTEPSLAVIGAGPAGLAAALAAAARGIRVTLIDSAAEAGGQFYRQPAPGLGARRPQALHHQWRTWERLRDGLRAHVQAGTVRHMTDHHVWFVERRDTAGFAVHALVGPEQEQPAEVRAAAVLLATGGYEKVLPFPGWTLPGVVTAGGAQAMLKGGLVLPGRTAVVAGTGPLLLPVATGLAAAGATVAALVDSADPKSFVRRSRTLAGRPGKVAEGAQYAGQLLRHRVRTLLHHTVVAAHGAERLEAVTIAALDRDGRVRQDTRRRLGCDTLAVSHGMLPHTDLADALGCRVDGTDVYVDDEQRTDVPGVWAAGETTGIGGSALSLAEGHIAGRSVAARLAGRAPDPGEWAAAARTRAGLRAFFAAVDSVYVPPAHWAEQVTDGTVVCRCEEVSAGAVREAVRELGAGDLRTVKLLTRAGMGWCQGRVCGPGVAGVAGCAETAGRRPFARPVPLGVLARAGETEEQ, encoded by the coding sequence ATGACTGAGCCCAGCCTGGCGGTGATCGGTGCGGGTCCGGCCGGACTCGCGGCCGCCCTCGCGGCGGCCGCCCGGGGCATCCGTGTCACCCTGATCGACTCGGCCGCGGAGGCGGGCGGGCAGTTCTACCGGCAGCCCGCACCCGGGCTCGGGGCCCGTCGGCCGCAGGCACTGCATCACCAGTGGCGGACCTGGGAGAGACTGCGGGACGGCCTGCGCGCCCATGTGCAGGCGGGCACCGTGCGGCACATGACGGATCATCACGTCTGGTTCGTCGAGCGCCGGGACACCGCCGGTTTCGCCGTGCACGCCCTCGTGGGCCCCGAGCAGGAGCAGCCGGCCGAGGTACGCGCGGCGGCGGTCCTCCTCGCCACCGGCGGCTACGAGAAGGTGCTGCCCTTCCCCGGCTGGACCCTGCCCGGTGTCGTCACGGCGGGCGGGGCGCAGGCCATGCTCAAGGGCGGGCTCGTGCTGCCGGGCCGTACCGCCGTCGTCGCCGGGACCGGGCCGCTGCTGCTGCCCGTCGCCACCGGCCTCGCCGCGGCGGGCGCGACGGTCGCCGCGCTGGTGGACTCGGCCGACCCGAAGTCGTTCGTACGGCGGTCCCGGACGCTGGCGGGCCGACCGGGCAAGGTGGCCGAAGGCGCCCAGTATGCAGGGCAGTTGCTCCGGCACCGGGTACGCACTCTCCTCCATCACACCGTCGTGGCGGCGCACGGCGCCGAGCGGCTGGAGGCGGTGACGATCGCGGCCCTCGACCGGGACGGGCGGGTGCGTCAGGACACCCGCCGACGCCTCGGCTGCGACACCCTCGCCGTGAGTCACGGCATGCTGCCGCACACCGACCTCGCCGACGCGCTGGGCTGCCGGGTCGACGGCACGGACGTGTACGTCGACGACGAGCAGCGCACCGACGTGCCGGGGGTGTGGGCGGCGGGCGAGACCACCGGCATCGGCGGCTCCGCCCTCTCACTCGCCGAGGGACACATCGCCGGGCGGTCGGTCGCGGCGCGGCTGGCCGGGCGGGCACCGGATCCCGGTGAGTGGGCGGCCGCCGCGCGCACCCGGGCCGGGCTGCGGGCCTTCTTCGCCGCCGTCGACTCCGTCTACGTGCCGCCCGCGCACTGGGCCGAGCAGGTCACCGACGGGACGGTGGTGTGCCGCTGTGAGGAGGTGTCGGCCGGTGCGGTGCGGGAGGCGGTGCGCGAGCTGGGGGCCGGTGACCTGAGGACCGTGAAGCTGCTGACGCGGGCCGGGATGGGCTGGTGCCAGGGCCGGGTGTGCGGGCCCGGAGTGGCCGGTGTCGCCGGGTGCGCGGAGACCGCGGGCCGCAGGCCGTTCGCACGGCCGGTGCCGCTGGGCGTGTTGGCCCGGGCCGGAGAGACCGAGGAACAGTGA
- a CDS encoding proline racemase family protein codes for MRSTLVLHAVDSHTEGMPTRVITGGIGTIPGATMNERRLYFREHRDDIKQLLMNEPRGHSAMSGAILQPPTRPDCDWGVVYIEVSGYLPMCGHGTIGVATVLVETGMVEVVEPVTTIRLDTPAGLVVAEVAVEDGRAKHVTLRNVPSFAVALDREIALADGRTVTYDLAYGGNFYAILPLDRFGLPFDRTRKDDILKAGLSLMEAINTEEEPVHPEDPSIRGCHHVHLVAPGATARHSRHAMAIHPGWFDRSPCGTGTSARMAQLHARGELPLHTEFVNESFIGTRFTGRLLGTTEVAGRPAVLPSFTGRAWITGTAQYLLDPTDPFPAGFVL; via the coding sequence ATGCGCAGCACACTCGTCCTGCACGCCGTCGACTCGCACACCGAGGGCATGCCCACCCGCGTGATCACCGGCGGCATCGGCACGATCCCCGGCGCGACCATGAACGAGCGCCGGCTGTACTTCCGTGAGCACCGCGACGACATCAAGCAGCTCCTGATGAACGAGCCGCGCGGGCACTCGGCGATGAGCGGCGCGATCCTCCAGCCGCCGACCCGCCCCGACTGCGACTGGGGTGTCGTGTACATCGAGGTCTCGGGCTATCTGCCGATGTGCGGACACGGCACGATCGGGGTGGCGACCGTGCTGGTGGAGACCGGCATGGTCGAGGTCGTCGAGCCGGTCACCACGATCCGGCTCGACACCCCGGCGGGCCTGGTCGTCGCCGAGGTCGCGGTGGAGGACGGCAGGGCGAAGCACGTCACGCTGCGGAACGTGCCGTCCTTCGCCGTCGCCCTCGACCGCGAGATCGCACTGGCCGACGGGCGGACGGTGACATATGACCTGGCGTACGGCGGCAACTTCTACGCCATCCTGCCGTTGGACCGGTTCGGGCTGCCCTTCGACCGGACCCGCAAGGACGACATCCTGAAGGCGGGGCTGTCCCTCATGGAGGCGATCAACACCGAGGAGGAGCCCGTCCACCCCGAGGATCCCTCCATCCGCGGCTGTCACCACGTCCACCTGGTCGCGCCCGGCGCGACCGCCCGCCACTCCCGGCACGCGATGGCCATCCACCCCGGCTGGTTCGACCGCTCCCCCTGCGGCACCGGCACCAGCGCGCGCATGGCCCAGCTCCATGCGCGCGGCGAACTCCCGTTGCACACCGAGTTCGTGAACGAGTCCTTCATCGGGACGCGGTTCACGGGCCGGCTCCTCGGCACCACCGAGGTGGCGGGCCGCCCCGCCGTCCTGCCCAGTTTCACCGGGCGGGCGTGGATCACCGGCACGGCGCAGTACCTGCTCGACCCGACCGATCCGTTCCCGGCGGGATTCGTCCTGTGA